acatttattttattatgatttgagtttcataatttttttcgatttgctttttatagagCTATCCCGATCTTATGACTTacatttgataggttaacctgagttgatttggcttttttttagttaaattttatttttaatttcatcctttaatattgaattgattgagaattgaatttaatatttttttattattttctttctataggtTTATCAGAATCTTATGACCTAGATAATGGATTTAGCAGATTAACCTGCGTTGATCCAAGTTAatctaatatgtttttgtttcaatattaaaaaaaaaaaagaaaaaaaagatgtcatcttgatttattttagtcaaaattcatataaatcGACCATTTAAGTTGTCTTTGGACTTTCTAAATCAACTATATGATATCAGGTCAATTCCTatatagttttagttttttctactaaaaaataaattaacaacacctggatattttttttatcagtatcTCATGACTTAAATAGCagatttaacaaattaactaagttaattcaagtcaatctaatatgttattgttgcaatattaaaaaaaaaatgtgatttttttaaaaaaattaaactatatttttactccttgtttgagttgtttttaaatttatcaaatcgACCAGAtgatattaaatcaattttcatatattttttattctaaaaaaaaacattatcatcacttaaatattattttatcttaaaaaatttaatccgaCTTAACACGAACAAGCAATCATCTAGTTCCCTCTCAAGGGAGAGTTTATTTGGCGTTTTCcatatgatattttacctgCTAAGGTAAAACTTTTCAAGAGGGGGTGATTTCACGATCATGGATGCAGAATATGCCACATTAATGCGGAATCAACTCTCCATCTGTTCTTTGAATGTCCTGCAGCGAAAGATTATGAGCCAAATTCTCTATTTCTAGGCAACTTTGTGGATGTCCTCAGCTGGTTTTCAAGGAAAGTTCTTCCACTTGAGGTTCCGATGATGGAAAAGATTTCTATGACCCTGTGGGCTATCTGGTACTCCTGCATTCAAAGATTGTTCCAGGACAAATGCATAAATAACAATGACATTCTTGAAACAGCTGTGTCAAATCTCTCTGGATTCCAGGAGCTAACATGAAGGTCAAGCCATTTACTTCTGCTTCCTGCAATCAAGGGATGTCTAGATGGTTGCCTCCTGCAGACGGTTTTATAAAGATCAATTCGGAGCAGCTTCATCTACACACTGCTGTGGTTTGGGTGTCATTTTTCGGGATCATTAACGCAGAGTTTATGATATCAGCCATGAGGCATAAATTCAATCCTTCTGGGAGAGTTCCTAGCGTGCAGATACATGCTCTTTTTTAAGCTAGAGATATGGGGGGGCAGAAGGGTCGTTGTTGAGACGGATTGCTTCCTAGCTACCAAGTGCATTATGGATTCTAATTTGGACACCTCTTACCCAGCTATGGTAGCAGAAGATATCGAATTAAGGTGATCTTCAAACCAAGATAGTGTCACTGTGTAATCTAAAGCCTAGAGTGTTCCCCGACGAACcaacaaaagaagagaaagacgACTGCTAATAAACagattgaatataaaaaaaaaaaaattttaaaaaaatgctcaTAACTTTCATCAATAATGAAATGCTAATACGCAGTACAGCAGCAGTTTCTGAAATAAGAGAGGTCTTCAGAGGCCAGCAATGGCCATGTACTAGCTAACTAACTAGCTGCTGCAAAGAATTACAGACAAGACTGCACAGGGTAGCATGCTAATACACATTACAAATGAACAGAACACAGGAAAATAAGCCtcgtaaataaaaaataatactccaGCTGATGAATCATATCTACTTTTGAAttatttcttctcttccttcacGCACTCATCCTTCTCTTTCAACCACAATTCTGCAAACTCACAATTCTTCCATGCCTCAAACCATGGGCCACCACGAGTATAATGTATTGCTTTAGGAAATGTTGTTGTGTCACCTTCCACAACTTTGTTATGACCCTCCAGGAAATTCCACACAAATGGGATCGAACCGATTTCTTCGTCCTCAAGCCACTGAAACCTATGAAGGAAAGCACCGGTTTGGGTATTCACAACCTCAGGTGTCAGAACCTTGTTCTTCGGGTGCCCACAATTGTACAACACCATGGAAGACCAATTCTTCCTTGGATACACGGTTTGCACCGCACCATCCATTTTGGTGGCCTCTTTTGGAGTATAGTCATGTTGCACACACATGATGGCATACTTGTCATCAATCAAATCCCGCAATTCCTTGATGTCAGCTAAGTAGAGGAAATCACAATCAACAAACATTGCCCAACCATCATAGTTTGCCAAACGCGGTGTCAAGAAACGAGTAAAAGAGAACTCTGTGCTCTCAAGCTGGCCTCTCTCGCGCCAATACAAGCCATTCGTTCTAAGATCTGACTGCACAATGGGGGTGATCTCAACAGGGATCGAGGATCGTTTCAAAATAGAATGGTGACAAACCTCATAGGCAATATCTTCACGTGGATCGTAACCCACAAAGATCTTGAAGGGCTTGTCAATTGTAAAGCCTCCATTGGCAGTCACTGGATTTACCTCCCCATTGGTCACGGTCATGGTCATTCTAGCTGGCTCTGAATAGCGAATCAGGATCACAGATCTGTGTTAAACAACaaacaagcaagcaagcaattaCATTAATTTAGACCGGGCAGGCATATCGGATTTTCTGTTTTATATGCTCAGATTAGTTTTCGAAAAGAATAGTAGTATGATTTTATTCTACCATGGCTTCAATTATCAAAAAGGTTGGCCGGATTAGCGATGTACTTAATAGGTAAAAAAACCAGAAATCAAATCATAGCACAAAGATAACcccaagaaaaaatcaatagtGGCAGTCTAAATTAATGAGAAATTCAGTAATAATTTGGAGTTGGAGCTCAGTTTTAATGCCCACATTTTGCCAATCAGAGAATCCaaggaaaaaactaatcaagtaatcattttataaaacaaatcaagaagaaCAAACAATAAGAGAAGTGTTTAACCAAATAGATctccagaaaaataaaaacgataTACATTGTGCCTGCCAGCCAAGCAAGAATTtcgtaaagaaaaaaatgaaaaaagggaTCAAATATGGAGAGTACCTGGAGTACAGAGGGGCAGATCTTGAAGAAAAGGATAGAGTTGATTTCAATGGTTTTTCTCCctcttgtctttctttctttctttctatctaTCTATAGAAGGAAAGGCTAGAGAGAGGGGGAGAATTGAGCGGAGGATATTAACGGGAGAGAGATTGGTATTTATAGAGGGAGGGTAAAATTAGAAAGTCCTGTCACTCACTCATTATTTTCTGTTCAAAGTCAAATTTTGTAATCAATTCTCCAAACtccaagaatttaaaattaatttttttatatatttttaatttttttaatatattgataaataaaaaaaataaaatatatatttttttaatatatttttaataaaaaatactttaaaaaatcactaaatattatctaaataaaaagtacaaaattgtaagataaataataacaataataatatatgatttatttttagcaaTTCCAAATTCTGTTGCCGACTTATTCAATCCATAATATTTCCTTATGCCAATGTTTGTTACTAATATATCTCGACTAAATTATTCTACAGTGTGGGGGCGGTGAGtttagagtttttttcttttaagttttttttaggcACTCCCGAGCTGAAAGTCTAAGTTAATTGTCTAGGTAGTACTAGTTTATAAATTCACGGTAAGCTgcgatttaaattataattttttaaatataataaaaaaatattaggttataaaaaagtatttaatattattattaaatttagactAGGAAgtgaatttaaaactttttaattcaACTCATAtctagtttaaatttaaaattaaattattcatcGGTTGTTTTAACATGATCAAGTCGACTTAGTCAGTTAAAAAAAAGTCgggtcaataaataaaaaaatattgagaatgagattaataaaaaaaaaaaacatttcaactcAATTTCATGCTTAAtctaggtttaaaattaaatcatatgagaGTTTTTTTGACATGACATAATCTacttgtctgataaaaaaaacaactcatttgatcaataaaaaaaagttttaaaaatgcatttagaaaaaaaacaatgagattgaataaaaaactctTAACTCGACTTCTTATCTAGctcatgtttaaaattaaacagtGTGAAAGCTGTCTCGACATGATCCAATTAATTTGATTAGTCTAAAAACAAgtcatataattatatataaaaaaaactaaagatgaaattaaaaaaatataataaaattaaaaaaaagggagggCTAAATTGAGGGGGGAGAGAAAGAatctaatttcatcaaatttaattatagaagagtctaattgaaaaaaaaaagatttaaaaattaaaaagaaaaaaataagaagtgtttcactatttatataaaaaatacattaggtGTTTATAATTCTTCtagttaataaattaatgaatgaGATGAtttcaaatatcttttaaataattttttttcatatatgacAAAAACATAAGtgatatatattgatttatcaGAGACATATTTTTCACATGGAATAGTCACCGGAATCTTCCCctctcacacacacaaacacgCGGCATACCCCTAGTGGAGTACAATCCACTTGCAAGAGGACAACTGGCAGGCAGGAAAAATCGAGTGGCAGGGACATGGATCTTGAGCCCACCACTTGCTAGCGGCCAAGCTGCTCACATCAGCTTTGTAATTTGAATCCATGGCATTCCCGAGCTGCTCcctgtgttttaaaattatttttaaaaatatttaaatattttttatttttttaattaatattttttttgatatttttaaattattttgatgcgctgatatcaaaaataattttaaaaaaataaaaaatatatattattttaatatatttctaaataaaaaaatactttgaaaaacagccgcaatcacacttccaaacagATTATGTCCAAAATTGAGCTCCTTGTGCACCTTTACTGTTCAAATCAATAGTGAAGatccattaaaaacaaattttatgttttaaacatatttttttataaattaatttttttactttaaattattttttttttttaattttcaaatggtttttatgtcaaaaataattttttaaaactaaaaaaattattttgatgtattttcaaataaaaaaaactttaaaaaataactgctactacaatatcaaacacccATTAGGGTAATAAGTCagttctaaaatttaattggaAGCGAAGTTCTAGTCATAGACCAGAAAGGTCAAGTAAGATTgactcaatttttaaaaaataactaaaataatgttgtttaggttctttttttaaaaacaaatacattaatTAGTTGAGGACCAAGTCGATTGGGTTTGACCTCAGTCCACCTTTGTTTTTCACCGGTCAAACTAACTCACTCctgtttttttaactcaatctAGTCCATGCTTCAGGTTAGGCCAAGTCTCAGGTAAACCTTTCGAGCTAGTTCAGATTTTATAACTAGGATCAAAGCCTTgaagtttcaattttctttaattttttattttctttattttagacTAAAAATTGCATAATGACatcataactcaattttgaaTCCCAGAAAAAATTGTTTCATAAAgaatacattttcttttttattcaaaaataaaaaaaaatccaacatttaaaatcaaaaaaacatttttgagaCACGAGCAGATAAATGCTTAAGCCGCAACAGTCCAAAATAACCAAACTGTGATATTTTGATACAATGAGCTAAAAAAGGACTTAACGAAAAGAAAGTAGAGGttgaaattcaatttgatcgaactaattaaatttaaagatttaataaaaattttaatgggtttgattgatttaattaaagacttaattaaaaaaaattaagttttatagtCAATTTgacctaaattataaaaattaattaagtttaaaaaaactaatttaacttttaatagattttatcaattcaatcaaggattctattaaaaaaaaaaatcaagtttagagatttaatttatatcaattctaaaaagttaaaaaatcagAGACAATTAAACTATTGAAGAGGTTAAATTATTGCAATCATCAtggctacaaaaaaaaaaaaaaaaacagaggacaCCCAGAAGAGAGTTCTTCGCGCACCTTATAAACAGTGAAGTTCCATAAaaaactccattttttttttcgagtctTCAGATAATAAgtcatagttattaaaaaaaaaaaaaaaaaagccaaatctTTGGGATGTGTCTATCTATTTTACTGGGTACAAAAAGGAGAGGACAAGTTCCAGGAGTTACTTGTATACTCTCCCTTGAATGGAAGATGAGAAAGTGCAGCAGAGAACAATAAAAGATTGAAGGAAATAAGCATCTTTCTCCATTAGGTGGTGCTTTCATATGCACAAACTATGAACAATCATCAGAACCaacagaaagaaaagggaataatCACTTTAATACAATAGCAGATGGCAACATTATGCATAGAAACCACACTCTCCACTGCACCAACTTGTTCCTGGTTGACAACAAAACATTGGGACAACCTGCTGTGACTCATTCAACTGAGTTGCTTCCCTTCATAAGATACTAAACTACTATGTAAACCTTATAATTGGTGTAGTATAATAGGAGCTCCATGTTGTGGTTGAAGAGTTATGACATTACAAGGAGCATGCGTGTAAGAGGGTGAAAGCTCAAACCAGAAATTTTGTAGAATCATAGTAAGAGCCATCTTTGCTTCAGTCAAGGCAAAGTTTTGGCCTAGACAAAATCTAGGGGCCCAACCAAAAGGGTAAAatgcaatttcatcctttgatgCTTTTGAAACTCCTTCAGAGAATCTCTCTGGTTTGAATTCTTCTGCGTTGTCTCCCCAATACTCAGGATCATAGTGAAGAAACAAGAATGGTAACAGGAGGTCTACCCCAGCTGGAATGGACATTCCTTGAATGCTTGTTTCCTTTAGAGTATGTCGATACAGAAGATTCACAGGTGGATATAGTCTTAGTACCTCGTTTAAGATCATTGAGACctgcaaatttatttagtttcatAAACCAGGGATTTATAATCGTTTCCAAGGAGTTGACTGTAGCTTACAAAACATGATAAATTAATGCGTGAACAAAAGAAGTACTTACAGTTCTGAGTTGTTTTATACTATCGATATCAGGTGCTCTCTTGCCGCAAATCTGCAAAACTTCTTCTCTTGCTTTCTCTTGCCAGACTGGATGCATAGATAGAACTATCAATGTCCAAGTGAGTAAGTTTGCTGTGGTCTCTTGGCCTGCAAAGAAGAACAACTTGCATTCCTCGATTACATCTTCAATTTTCATGTCATTATCAGCATCATCCCTGCCCTGTAAAAGCAAGCCTAGCAAGTCAGCATCGCCTGAGTCTCCATTTTGCATGGCCTGCTCCTTCTTATGGATAATATTTCTCAATGCTGCTTTTATCTCTCTGTCTATACTGTatctcttcttgttctttttagaGGGTATGAATCTATTGGAGAAGCgcaaagaaatgaaattttgtTAACTGGGATTTAATGTATTATCAGACactggttaaaaattttaacaagCACCGAGAGTAGCTTGAATTTGCAAGAGATAAATGGCATTAATATGTACCTCAAACCAGGGAAGTAAATGGAATAAAAAGcttcaaggatcaaaataaCTTGATCCttttgaagatcaaatattttctttcccTCTTCATAGCTGCTTCCAAAGGCTGCTCGAGCTATAACATCACTtgcaagaatattaaattcGCTTGCAACATCCAATTCACATGATCCCTGAGGACCTGCTAATTTCTTCCATCGCTGAACCAGATCACAACAGCAGGCTGAAAATGCTGGGATCATCCCCTGTTCACATACCAGCACTAATCAGCATATAGACTCTAATACCATATCAAACGTTGAttcaattcaaaagttaaaaagctAGTGATTGAAGGCTAAAGATCTGGAATACGAAAATCCTTATAAAACACGTATACAAGTTAAATGGCTATACTAGTTCCCGCAAAGTTTCTTTATGATAATTCAAGAATTCTTTCAAGCCTCCATCTCAAGTTTGACTACAGTACACGTTTTGGTGTGTTTAGCGTACCATCACCTCAACTTGTCAAAAAACCATCTGAATTCAACAGAATACCATGTTATAGAACTATCTCAATTCAATAGCTCAATCACAggtttcaaaatatgatttatataactCTCTATCACTCCTTGCCAtttgctgaaattgatgaatgTTTTCTGGATCAGTTTTTGCTTATGCAGCACATTGGTCAATTGATAAAATGTTAGGAAGTCCAAATAGATTCTAAATTTTCAAATGCAAGCTGTAAAAATTTCTTAAGAATGTTAAAACTTGCAAGATTCAGGTAGGTGAAGTTACCCTTAATCTCTCAGCGTGGAAGGCAGGTGTCATCAACCTTCTGCGCTTGGCCCATTTGTCTCCTTCCAAGGTTGAGACTCCCAGCTGTAATAGACCCACAAGGGCATTTTGCGGTGGCTTTATAATGTGACCACTCGTGTCTGTTAGCACCAACCTCACCAGCTCTGGATCAGCTAATAGCAGGCTAGGTCTTGTCCCCATCCAACACAGGGAGACCTTTCCTGTTCTCGTTCGCATTACAAATCAGGATAATACCGCTTACCAAATACATGTACGAACAGAAATTcctagaaataataaaaaaaatctgaaaaaatgaGATAGCTTGTGAAGCTGCTGCTCACCGTAAATTTGCaccattttataaaagaatGGAAGGACACGTGGTGCAATTTCTTGATTTAGAGCAATTGGCCTGGACCTAGCTTCTTTAGAAGACCTTGCAAACTCTTTCTCATCACCATTCAAAAGCTTGTAAGAGGTGCCTCTGATCCCTTGCTTCCTCAAACGCTTCTCTTGGCTTTTCGGCTTCAGCCAAAAAGTGTGAGCAACTCTAAACACAACATAGAGAAATAGAAGTAAAGAAGAGGACAGAAACCCTCTGAAAATAAAATCTtccatttttgttctttttctttggttGGAAACTGCTGCTTCAGCAAACTTGGGATGGATGAAATTTGATGGAAATGAGACCCGATTGGTGAAGAATTTATAGGGCTTTTGTTAGCTCCTGTTTGAACTTGAACCTTATTGCTTtccttcctttatttattttattgattccaATGACGTCgaccttttgtttttccttgacAAACTTGTAACCCATCTCTTGTCTCATTGTTTCACAAACACCAAAATAACGTGTATtgatttcaacaacaaaaaaaataaaaagtgaaaacgACAGAACGAGAATATAAATCCTAATTTGCCTTGCAGCCCAAGGGCATGAAGATTATTCTCACGTGATATCCGATAATACTATATTATTACTTACATGACCCACATGATGCCAcgacttatttattttatataaaaaatattttaaaaaacagggatttaaaaatcttaagtttttttacaaaactataCCTAAGAATCTTGGATATGACTACAACACCTGAcgtaagagtaatatttataatattaataataataatattaaacttgcatgacccaagtttaagtgaacttgactgcaacaccggactcaagaatattggatgtgggtctggctataaggttaCGTCATAAAAGtgttataattaaatagattaattaaaaaaataaagaaaaaaaatcaacaggaagaaaaaaaattaatgaataaaaagaaaaaaaaattgaattaattaggttaaccctttaaaccaggttatcccgtaaaacctgggattcacattataaaattttaataactaaatagaaaaaaaatgacggtttacccagaattaactaggttaacccgtcaaaccaagttaacccgttaagctcaggatacatgtcatgaaagtctgataattaaatagaaagaaaattaactttaacaaattgaactaaatgaaaaaaattattaaaaaaaatccgggttaactcgtcaaatcaggttaacccatcaaacccgggatccgtatcatgaaaatctgatagctaaataaaaaaaaaaattaacattaacaaactaaatcaaacaaaaaaaaacattaaaaaaacaaaaccaaaaaacaaaaaacaattatataatttaatataatacaataataattataattataattataattatagtataaaaattttaataatataatatattaataagtaaatatattagtaaaaggtGTGGGAAAGCTACAATAGTTTTCCCACACCTTTTAAAGTATTACTTAATGGTCTTGCTGTTGAAGTTATcaattaattataactaaaaataatagcaGTATTTTATTATAGCGGAagaaattatgaattaaaaatgttttatttgtgGATTGCACTAGTTAAGAAGAGTTATTGTGAATTATAAGTGATTTCACTATAAATTATAATGCTGGGTGGGTGGGAGCATAATGAGGTTGCAATTCGATTTCCCTAGGTTAGCTCTAATTTTGGTGCGGCTGCAGACACTTGACACTAGGGCTGGCAAGACCTGGATACCCGCTTGCCAAGTGGGACTCCAAACCCTAGGCTGCAAACATGATGCTGGGGATGCCAAG
This is a stretch of genomic DNA from Populus alba chromosome 11, ASM523922v2, whole genome shotgun sequence. It encodes these proteins:
- the LOC118038333 gene encoding protein CDI, giving the protein MTMTVTNGEVNPVTANGGFTIDKPFKIFVGYDPREDIAYEVCHHSILKRSSIPVEITPIVQSDLRTNGLYWRERGQLESTEFSFTRFLTPRLANYDGWAMFVDCDFLYLADIKELRDLIDDKYAIMCVQHDYTPKEATKMDGAVQTVYPRKNWSSMVLYNCGHPKNKVLTPEVVNTQTGAFLHRFQWLEDEEIGSIPFVWNFLEGHNKVVEGDTTTFPKAIHYTRGGPWFEAWKNCEFAELWLKEKDECVKEEKK
- the LOC118038274 gene encoding cytochrome P450 CYP72A616; the protein is MEDFIFRGFLSSSLLLFLYVVFRVAHTFWLKPKSQEKRLRKQGIRGTSYKLLNGDEKEFARSSKEARSRPIALNQEIAPRVLPFFYKMVQIYGKVSLCWMGTRPSLLLADPELVRLVLTDTSGHIIKPPQNALVGLLQLGVSTLEGDKWAKRRRLMTPAFHAERLRGMIPAFSACCCDLVQRWKKLAGPQGSCELDVASEFNILASDVIARAAFGSSYEEGKKIFDLQKDQVILILEAFYSIYFPGLRFIPSKKNKKRYSIDREIKAALRNIIHKKEQAMQNGDSGDADLLGLLLQGRDDADNDMKIEDVIEECKLFFFAGQETTANLLTWTLIVLSMHPVWQEKAREEVLQICGKRAPDIDSIKQLRTVSMILNEVLRLYPPVNLLYRHTLKETSIQGMSIPAGVDLLLPFLFLHYDPEYWGDNAEEFKPERFSEGVSKASKDEIAFYPFGWAPRFCLGQNFALTEAKMALTMILQNFWFELSPSYTHAPCNVITLQPQHGAPIILHQL